CTATCTGGTCAGGTTTGAAAGGGTCGGTATTCCAGTTTGAGCCTGCCGGTACAACATCCATATGGCCGGAGAAGAGCAAATATGGCTTCCCGGGATTGCGTTCGATCCTTGCAAGGAGATTTGAACGGTTGTCGGCAACTCGCTCAGTTTCTATGCTCACTTCTTTCGGCGCGAGAGTTCTCTCGATTATAGATACGGCGAGATCTTCATTGCCCGGAGGATTTGTTGTGTTAGCAGAGCATAACTCAAAGAGAAGACTTTCGAGTTGAGAATCACTGTAACTCATAGTTTTATCCCCACATTCCAGATTGAGAAGTCGTCCTGTCCCAGAACTTCCGATTTAGTCTGCTCTCCTTCGGCAATCCTTAGAACAAGATCGAAAAGTCTTCTTCCACTCTCCTCAAGTGTTTCCTCACCTGATATCACAGCGCTACAATCGAAGTCGATATTCTCGCTCATTTTCCTGGCAGTCTCGTGATTCCCGGTTATCTTAATGACCGGGGCTATAGCATTACCCGTGGGTGTTCCCTGACCCGTCGTGAAGAGCACAACGGTCGCACCGCCGGCCACCATGCCGGTAACCGATTCAACGTCATATCCAGGGGTATCCATGAGGTAGAGTCCTGGGCATGAAGCTATCGCTTCACCGTACTCGTTCACGCCCACAACGGGGACCTTTCCACCCTTAATCATAGCTCCAAGGGATTTCTCTTCAAGTGTGGTCAAACCCCCTCTGACATTTCCCGGGGAAATATTGTTTGGAACGTTTTCCTTGTCAACCACGTCTCGACTATTCTTCATGCTTTCATTTATCATTCTCTCCAGCATGGCAGCGAATCGCCGCTTCATCTCTTCGTCCTTCATTCTCTCAAAGAGGAGGTGTTCTGCGCCGACCAGTTCAGTAGTCTCGGAGAGTATCACACGGCCTTCTTCCTTCCATAGAATGTCGGCAGTCTGGCCGACAACAGGATTGGCCGACAAACCCGAGGAGAAGTCGGAACCACCGCATTCCATACCCAGGACCAGTCTCGAAAGAGGAACTTGCTTTCTTTCAATCTTCGAGGCTTCCTCCACCATTTTCCTGACTATTGCGGTTCCCCTTTCTACCGCTTCTATGGTTCCGTAGTCTTGAACCATTATTAGTTCGGCAGGCTTTCCGCTGTCTAGAATCACGTCCCGAAGTTCATGTGGGGACACCCTTTCACAGCCGAGCCCAACTACAAGAACGGCTGCCACATTAGGGTTTAGCGCAGTGTTAATCAACGTTCTTCTGGTCTGCTGAAAATCGTCCCCCAGTTGAGCGCAACCTTGATTGTGGCTGGCCACTACCGATCCGGGAACAGCGGCCGAAATCTTTCTGGCAACGTTCGAAGAGCAAAGAACACTGGGGAGAACGAGGACATGGTTTCTCACTCCAACACTTCCGTCACTTCTTAAATAACCCATCATGGTCTTCATAATATCTGGCCTAAGCCCTGTCACCTCCCTCTTTGATCTCCGTTCGTTCGCTTACAACATTTTGGACGTGAACATGCTGGCCCGCCGAGATGTCCGAAGTTGCAATCCCTATCTTGTTATTGTATTTGATTATTCTATCGTTTCTCTTGATGTCCCTTACAGCGACTTTGTGACCGAAAGGTATTTCTTCCTTCGCAACTAGCATCTGCAATCCGGAAACGCCTTTCACCTCTATCTCTTCACCGATATCCACTTTCTCAAGCACCGTTGCGACATTGTCATTTAAAGACAGCAAAATAGCATGCTTCATTTCTAATCCTCCAATCGGGCGAAGCTTTCTTTGGCAGCATAATCGATATGGTTGGAACTGAGTATAGAACATATGATATTCATTGAATGCTTTAGATGAACTTCCAGGGCAGCAGAAGCCTTCTCCAGGTCTCCTTCCAGGATGCCCTGAGCGATTTTGAAGTGTTCCTCCATCTCGTTAATTATCCAGTCCTTCTGCTGTTCAAGAAGATAGTATTTGATCACGTTCCGCATTCTGGC
The nucleotide sequence above comes from Mesotoga sp. BH458_6_3_2_1. Encoded proteins:
- a CDS encoding UxaA family hydrolase translates to MTGLRPDIMKTMMGYLRSDGSVGVRNHVLVLPSVLCSSNVARKISAAVPGSVVASHNQGCAQLGDDFQQTRRTLINTALNPNVAAVLVVGLGCERVSPHELRDVILDSGKPAELIMVQDYGTIEAVERGTAIVRKMVEEASKIERKQVPLSRLVLGMECGGSDFSSGLSANPVVGQTADILWKEEGRVILSETTELVGAEHLLFERMKDEEMKRRFAAMLERMINESMKNSRDVVDKENVPNNISPGNVRGGLTTLEEKSLGAMIKGGKVPVVGVNEYGEAIASCPGLYLMDTPGYDVESVTGMVAGGATVVLFTTGQGTPTGNAIAPVIKITGNHETARKMSENIDFDCSAVISGEETLEESGRRLFDLVLRIAEGEQTKSEVLGQDDFSIWNVGIKL
- a CDS encoding UxaA family hydrolase; this translates as MKHAILLSLNDNVATVLEKVDIGEEIEVKGVSGLQMLVAKEEIPFGHKVAVRDIKRNDRIIKYNNKIGIATSDISAGQHVHVQNVVSERTEIKEGGDRA